The region AGGAGGCTATCTTCTTTTCCAGCTTCGCCTTGTCAAGCAAATCGGTATTTCCGGAGAGAATAGCCATATACTCTGAAAAATTCATGCCCGATTTCTCGTCCATCGTTCCCTCGTCAATGGTTCTCGCCCCCAAGGCTCCGCTTTTCAACTGCGAGATAAAAGTCTGCTTGCAGTGCAGGAGGTTGAACTTGTACGAGTCAAGCGACTTTTCCACCGCATAGATGATGACATCCACCTTGTTGTCGGCATACAGCTTGGCAATCTCGTTGCCGGCACGCACACCTCGACCGTCACGCTGTGCCAAGTCTGACGGTCGATCGGGTAGGTCAAGGGCATTGCTGCCCTCTTCCCCCCTAAGAACCGTACATGAGAGTTTCCCCTCATACGGCTCAAGCTTTTCTAAGCCTCTGTTTGTATGCAGAGACCGGCTCAAACTACTTCTTGTTTCCATTTGATTTGCGGGATAATTTAAAACATTCATCATGAACCAACAGATTGCATTTCTTTCCGTTTTGAACGGTTGGCATGACATTCCATGCCTTGTGCGTATCAATAGGCTCACCGCATATAGGACATTTGCGTCCTTGCTTTTCCCATAGGTACAGCAGTGACTTGCGTCCTTTTAGCGTAACAAGCATTTTCGACTTCTTTCTTTTATAGAAGTACAGACGACAGTCTGCATCAAACGGGTTCATGTCTCCTTTAATCTGCGTGTATTGCAGGAATGGAAACGATGAAGTCAGAGACAATAATGTCAATTGGTCTTCCTTTCCGTTTGGTTTCTTGAATTTTGAAGCGAAAGTCCATTTGTTCCCTCGAATGTCATGCCAATATCGGTCTTTTATCCACCGTTTCCCTTTCTTGGAATGACGACGTTTTGCCCATTGCCATAGTGAGAGGAATATCTGATGGTCGATTCTGTGAAATGAATCACGTGTCGCTCCATGCTGATAATAACCTCCCCATCCTCGGATTTTAGAGTTCAACATTCTGATTAACGACTCCTGTCTGCAACCCTTGTTCTCCTTAATTACCTTACGGATATTCTCCATAAAGCGTTTCTCGGATTTCTTTGTCGGCTTGGTCAATATGTCCTTGCCGTATTTGCGGATATTAAAGCCAAGAAAATCAAAACCGTCATGCACGTTGGTTATCACCGTCTTTTCCTCTGATAAGGTCAGACCTCTTTCAGACATAAATTCAGCAACCAATGGCTTGATTTCATTTTCAAGAGTTTCCTTGTTCTCGCAAGTGATGATAAAATCATCCGCATAACGTACAAGGTTCACCATTGGTGAATACAACTTACCATTAACATGATGGCGCTTATATCTATCTGCAAGAGCTTTCTGCAATCCGTCCAAAGTCATATTGGCAAGTGTCGGAGAAATTATACCACCTTGCGGTGTTCCTTCCTCGGTCGGGAACATTTGCTTGTTGAAAACATAGCCACATTTCAACCATTTTCGGAGTATTGCCTTATCCATTGGGATATTGGCAAGTAACCACTCATGGCTGATATGGTCAAAACACCCTTTTATGTCACCCTCCAAAATCCATTCGGGAGAATATCCCTTTCGGAGAATGTTATGACATTGCTGTATTGCATCCATACAGCAGCGTTCCTTGCGGAAACCGTATGAACGAGTATCAGCTGTAGTTTCTGATACAGGCTCCAATGCCATAAGATAGAGTGCTTGCATGGCTCTGTCTTTCATTGTCGGTATTCCCAACGGTCGCAGTTTGCCGTTGCTCTTCTTGATATGAACTCTTCTCAGCGGCATTGGCTGGTAGCCTCTGCGTTTGAGTTGGGTTATTGCTTGCATTTTAGCTTTAGGGGTATCCCATATTTCTTTGTCAACCCCAGGAGTACAACCACCCCCGTTAGAAGTAACCCTCTTTACGGCTAAGGCTTTTGCGTAAAAAGAGTGGGTAAGCGTCCATTGCAAGGCTTTCACCTTGTTATGTCTGCCTTCCTTCTGAGCCTTTACAATACGAGCTTGAAGCTTCTTAACAGCTTGCTCCGCCTTAGTCCAGTCTATTCTGTCCCAATTTGATTGCAGGTTGTCAGTCGGCGCACACGATTGGTCGAGGAGATTTTCTTTGATTTTATCGTTCATTTGCATTCCTACTTTAAAAAGTTCTAAAAGTTTATTGTAAAGAATTACCATTTGGCTAATGTTGGGTATTTGCCTCCCAAACATTACCACAGAAGTCTGCCCACTTTCGTGGTAGGTTGATGTTGTCCCTTGTCAACTCGTGATAAGTGGCTCAAACCCTATCCGTCCCATTACAGAACGGCATTCGCTTTCTCTGTTATCTTATACCTGCACATCATTCAGCATCCATTACTTTCAGCTTACCTGTCTTTTGTCTGACAGGAGATGTACAGGCTTACCATGTTCCACATAGATAACTAACGGATAGGTTAGGTTCTGTCTCATCCTCCGACGG is a window of Segatella copri DNA encoding:
- the ltrA gene encoding group II intron reverse transcriptase/maturase; translated protein: MNDKIKENLLDQSCAPTDNLQSNWDRIDWTKAEQAVKKLQARIVKAQKEGRHNKVKALQWTLTHSFYAKALAVKRVTSNGGGCTPGVDKEIWDTPKAKMQAITQLKRRGYQPMPLRRVHIKKSNGKLRPLGIPTMKDRAMQALYLMALEPVSETTADTRSYGFRKERCCMDAIQQCHNILRKGYSPEWILEGDIKGCFDHISHEWLLANIPMDKAILRKWLKCGYVFNKQMFPTEEGTPQGGIISPTLANMTLDGLQKALADRYKRHHVNGKLYSPMVNLVRYADDFIITCENKETLENEIKPLVAEFMSERGLTLSEEKTVITNVHDGFDFLGFNIRKYGKDILTKPTKKSEKRFMENIRKVIKENKGCRQESLIRMLNSKIRGWGGYYQHGATRDSFHRIDHQIFLSLWQWAKRRHSKKGKRWIKDRYWHDIRGNKWTFASKFKKPNGKEDQLTLLSLTSSFPFLQYTQIKGDMNPFDADCRLYFYKRKKSKMLVTLKGRKSLLYLWEKQGRKCPICGEPIDTHKAWNVMPTVQNGKKCNLLVHDECFKLSRKSNGNKK